A single window of Canis lupus familiaris isolate Mischka breed German Shepherd chromosome 7, alternate assembly UU_Cfam_GSD_1.0, whole genome shotgun sequence DNA harbors:
- the TEX35 gene encoding testis-expressed protein 35 isoform X6 has product MMSKNYKAVCLELKPEPTKVRSFFEATPAARPDPRGETYDYKGAKQDGPFTKPGGTHELRNELREVREELKEKMDEIKQIKGVMDKDFDKLQEFVEIMKEMQKDMDEKMDVLINIQKNSKLPLRRGPKEQQELRLIGKTDTDPQLRLKKMDGADGTPLSLHKKIMALQKTKKDPLDSLHQCGTCCEKCLLSALKNNYNQGSRKLPCHTWPPFSSLASGAAF; this is encoded by the exons AGCAAGAACTACAAGGCAGTGTGCCTGGAATTGAAGCCAGAGCCGACCAAAGTAAGAAGCTTTTTTGAGGCCACGCCGGCAGCCAGGCCCGACCCCCGTGGGGAG ACGTATGACTACAAAGGAGCGAAGCAAGATGGGCCATTTACCAAACCAGGAGGGACACATGAGCTAAGG aATGAACTCAGGGAGGTGAGGGAAGAGCTCAAGGAAAAAATGGACGAGATCAAACAG atAAAGGGCGTAATGGACAAGGATTTTGATAAACTCCAGGAATTTGTGGAGATTATGAAG GAAATGCAGAAGGATATGGACGAGAAGATggatgttttaataaatatacagaaGAACAGCAAGCT TCCCCTTAGAAGAGGGCCAAAGGAACAGCAGGAACTCAGACTGATAGGAAAAACAGACACAGACCCCCAGCTCCGGCTCAAGAAAATGGATGGAGCAGATGGAACACCACTCTCTCTTCACAAGAAGATCATGGCCctacaaaagacaaagaaggacccTCTGGATTCCCTTCATCAATGCGGGACCTGCTGC gaaaaatgtttgttgagtgccCTAAAGAACAACTACAATCAGGG CAGCAGAAAACTTCCATGCCACACCTGGCCACCCTTTTCATCCTTGGCCTCTGGAGCTGCTTTCTGA
- the TEX35 gene encoding testis-expressed protein 35 isoform X3, whose protein sequence is MMSKNYKAVCLELKPEPTKVRSFFEATPAARPDPRGEVTWSQGAFAASVGQDPSQTYDYKGAKQDGPFTKPGGTHELRNELREVREELKEKMDEIKQIKGVMDKDFDKLQEFVEIMKEMQKDMDEKMDVLINIQKNSKLPLRRGPKEQQELRLIGKTDTDPQLRLKKMDGADGTPLSLHKKIMALQKTKKDPLDSLHQCGTCCEKCLLSALKNNYNQGSRKLPCHTWPPFSSLASGAAF, encoded by the exons AGCAAGAACTACAAGGCAGTGTGCCTGGAATTGAAGCCAGAGCCGACCAAAGTAAGAAGCTTTTTTGAGGCCACGCCGGCAGCCAGGCCCGACCCCCGTGGGGAGGTGACGTGGAGTCAGGGCGCATTCGCCGCTTCCGTTGGCCAAGACCCGTCCCAG ACGTATGACTACAAAGGAGCGAAGCAAGATGGGCCATTTACCAAACCAGGAGGGACACATGAGCTAAGG aATGAACTCAGGGAGGTGAGGGAAGAGCTCAAGGAAAAAATGGACGAGATCAAACAG atAAAGGGCGTAATGGACAAGGATTTTGATAAACTCCAGGAATTTGTGGAGATTATGAAG GAAATGCAGAAGGATATGGACGAGAAGATggatgttttaataaatatacagaaGAACAGCAAGCT TCCCCTTAGAAGAGGGCCAAAGGAACAGCAGGAACTCAGACTGATAGGAAAAACAGACACAGACCCCCAGCTCCGGCTCAAGAAAATGGATGGAGCAGATGGAACACCACTCTCTCTTCACAAGAAGATCATGGCCctacaaaagacaaagaaggacccTCTGGATTCCCTTCATCAATGCGGGACCTGCTGC gaaaaatgtttgttgagtgccCTAAAGAACAACTACAATCAGGG CAGCAGAAAACTTCCATGCCACACCTGGCCACCCTTTTCATCCTTGGCCTCTGGAGCTGCTTTCTGA
- the TEX35 gene encoding testis-expressed protein 35 isoform X2, with amino-acid sequence MSAKRAEPKKSLSKNYKAVCLELKPEPTKVRSFFEATPAARPDPRGEVTWSQGAFAASVGQDPSQTYDYKGAKQDGPFTKPGGTHELRNELREVREELKEKMDEIKQIKGVMDKDFDKLQEFVEIMKEMQKDMDEKMDVLINIQKNSKLPLRRGPKEQQELRLIGKTDTDPQLRLKKMDGADGTPLSLHKKIMALQKTKKDPLDSLHQCGTCCEKCLLSALKNNYNQGRKLPCHTWPPFSSLASGAAF; translated from the exons AGCAAGAACTACAAGGCAGTGTGCCTGGAATTGAAGCCAGAGCCGACCAAAGTAAGAAGCTTTTTTGAGGCCACGCCGGCAGCCAGGCCCGACCCCCGTGGGGAGGTGACGTGGAGTCAGGGCGCATTCGCCGCTTCCGTTGGCCAAGACCCGTCCCAG ACGTATGACTACAAAGGAGCGAAGCAAGATGGGCCATTTACCAAACCAGGAGGGACACATGAGCTAAGG aATGAACTCAGGGAGGTGAGGGAAGAGCTCAAGGAAAAAATGGACGAGATCAAACAG atAAAGGGCGTAATGGACAAGGATTTTGATAAACTCCAGGAATTTGTGGAGATTATGAAG GAAATGCAGAAGGATATGGACGAGAAGATggatgttttaataaatatacagaaGAACAGCAAGCT TCCCCTTAGAAGAGGGCCAAAGGAACAGCAGGAACTCAGACTGATAGGAAAAACAGACACAGACCCCCAGCTCCGGCTCAAGAAAATGGATGGAGCAGATGGAACACCACTCTCTCTTCACAAGAAGATCATGGCCctacaaaagacaaagaaggacccTCTGGATTCCCTTCATCAATGCGGGACCTGCTGC gaaaaatgtttgttgagtgccCTAAAGAACAACTACAATCAGGG CAGAAAACTTCCATGCCACACCTGGCCACCCTTTTCATCCTTGGCCTCTGGAGCTGCTTTCTGA
- the TEX35 gene encoding testis-expressed protein 35 isoform X5, which produces MSAKRAEPKKSLSKNYKAVCLELKPEPTKVRSFFEATPAARPDPRGEVTWSQGAFAASVGQDPSQTYDYKGAKQDGPFTKPGGTHELRIKGVMDKDFDKLQEFVEIMKEMQKDMDEKMDVLINIQKNSKLPLRRGPKEQQELRLIGKTDTDPQLRLKKMDGADGTPLSLHKKIMALQKTKKDPLDSLHQCGTCCEKCLLSALKNNYNQGSRKLPCHTWPPFSSLASGAAF; this is translated from the exons AGCAAGAACTACAAGGCAGTGTGCCTGGAATTGAAGCCAGAGCCGACCAAAGTAAGAAGCTTTTTTGAGGCCACGCCGGCAGCCAGGCCCGACCCCCGTGGGGAGGTGACGTGGAGTCAGGGCGCATTCGCCGCTTCCGTTGGCCAAGACCCGTCCCAG ACGTATGACTACAAAGGAGCGAAGCAAGATGGGCCATTTACCAAACCAGGAGGGACACATGAGCTAAGG atAAAGGGCGTAATGGACAAGGATTTTGATAAACTCCAGGAATTTGTGGAGATTATGAAG GAAATGCAGAAGGATATGGACGAGAAGATggatgttttaataaatatacagaaGAACAGCAAGCT TCCCCTTAGAAGAGGGCCAAAGGAACAGCAGGAACTCAGACTGATAGGAAAAACAGACACAGACCCCCAGCTCCGGCTCAAGAAAATGGATGGAGCAGATGGAACACCACTCTCTCTTCACAAGAAGATCATGGCCctacaaaagacaaagaaggacccTCTGGATTCCCTTCATCAATGCGGGACCTGCTGC gaaaaatgtttgttgagtgccCTAAAGAACAACTACAATCAGGG CAGCAGAAAACTTCCATGCCACACCTGGCCACCCTTTTCATCCTTGGCCTCTGGAGCTGCTTTCTGA
- the TEX35 gene encoding testis-expressed protein 35 isoform X1 — protein MSAKRAEPKKSLSKNYKAVCLELKPEPTKVRSFFEATPAARPDPRGEVTWSQGAFAASVGQDPSQTYDYKGAKQDGPFTKPGGTHELRNELREVREELKEKMDEIKQIKGVMDKDFDKLQEFVEIMKEMQKDMDEKMDVLINIQKNSKLPLRRGPKEQQELRLIGKTDTDPQLRLKKMDGADGTPLSLHKKIMALQKTKKDPLDSLHQCGTCCEKCLLSALKNNYNQGSRKLPCHTWPPFSSLASGAAF, from the exons AGCAAGAACTACAAGGCAGTGTGCCTGGAATTGAAGCCAGAGCCGACCAAAGTAAGAAGCTTTTTTGAGGCCACGCCGGCAGCCAGGCCCGACCCCCGTGGGGAGGTGACGTGGAGTCAGGGCGCATTCGCCGCTTCCGTTGGCCAAGACCCGTCCCAG ACGTATGACTACAAAGGAGCGAAGCAAGATGGGCCATTTACCAAACCAGGAGGGACACATGAGCTAAGG aATGAACTCAGGGAGGTGAGGGAAGAGCTCAAGGAAAAAATGGACGAGATCAAACAG atAAAGGGCGTAATGGACAAGGATTTTGATAAACTCCAGGAATTTGTGGAGATTATGAAG GAAATGCAGAAGGATATGGACGAGAAGATggatgttttaataaatatacagaaGAACAGCAAGCT TCCCCTTAGAAGAGGGCCAAAGGAACAGCAGGAACTCAGACTGATAGGAAAAACAGACACAGACCCCCAGCTCCGGCTCAAGAAAATGGATGGAGCAGATGGAACACCACTCTCTCTTCACAAGAAGATCATGGCCctacaaaagacaaagaaggacccTCTGGATTCCCTTCATCAATGCGGGACCTGCTGC gaaaaatgtttgttgagtgccCTAAAGAACAACTACAATCAGGG CAGCAGAAAACTTCCATGCCACACCTGGCCACCCTTTTCATCCTTGGCCTCTGGAGCTGCTTTCTGA
- the TEX35 gene encoding testis-expressed protein 35 isoform X9 gives MSAKRAEPKKSLTYDYKGAKQDGPFTKPGGTHELRNELREVREELKEKMDEIKQIKGVMDKDFDKLQEFVEIMKEMQKDMDEKMDVLINIQKNSKLPLRRGPKEQQELRLIGKTDTDPQLRLKKMDGADGTPLSLHKKIMALQKTKKDPLDSLHQCGTCCEKCLLSALKNNYNQGSRKLPCHTWPPFSSLASGAAF, from the exons ACGTATGACTACAAAGGAGCGAAGCAAGATGGGCCATTTACCAAACCAGGAGGGACACATGAGCTAAGG aATGAACTCAGGGAGGTGAGGGAAGAGCTCAAGGAAAAAATGGACGAGATCAAACAG atAAAGGGCGTAATGGACAAGGATTTTGATAAACTCCAGGAATTTGTGGAGATTATGAAG GAAATGCAGAAGGATATGGACGAGAAGATggatgttttaataaatatacagaaGAACAGCAAGCT TCCCCTTAGAAGAGGGCCAAAGGAACAGCAGGAACTCAGACTGATAGGAAAAACAGACACAGACCCCCAGCTCCGGCTCAAGAAAATGGATGGAGCAGATGGAACACCACTCTCTCTTCACAAGAAGATCATGGCCctacaaaagacaaagaaggacccTCTGGATTCCCTTCATCAATGCGGGACCTGCTGC gaaaaatgtttgttgagtgccCTAAAGAACAACTACAATCAGGG CAGCAGAAAACTTCCATGCCACACCTGGCCACCCTTTTCATCCTTGGCCTCTGGAGCTGCTTTCTGA
- the TEX35 gene encoding testis-expressed protein 35 isoform X7: protein MSAKRAEPKKSLSKNYKAVCLELKPEPTKTYDYKGAKQDGPFTKPGGTHELRNELREVREELKEKMDEIKQIKGVMDKDFDKLQEFVEIMKEMQKDMDEKMDVLINIQKNSKLPLRRGPKEQQELRLIGKTDTDPQLRLKKMDGADGTPLSLHKKIMALQKTKKDPLDSLHQCGTCCEKCLLSALKNNYNQGSRKLPCHTWPPFSSLASGAAF from the exons AGCAAGAACTACAAGGCAGTGTGCCTGGAATTGAAGCCAGAGCCGACCAAA ACGTATGACTACAAAGGAGCGAAGCAAGATGGGCCATTTACCAAACCAGGAGGGACACATGAGCTAAGG aATGAACTCAGGGAGGTGAGGGAAGAGCTCAAGGAAAAAATGGACGAGATCAAACAG atAAAGGGCGTAATGGACAAGGATTTTGATAAACTCCAGGAATTTGTGGAGATTATGAAG GAAATGCAGAAGGATATGGACGAGAAGATggatgttttaataaatatacagaaGAACAGCAAGCT TCCCCTTAGAAGAGGGCCAAAGGAACAGCAGGAACTCAGACTGATAGGAAAAACAGACACAGACCCCCAGCTCCGGCTCAAGAAAATGGATGGAGCAGATGGAACACCACTCTCTCTTCACAAGAAGATCATGGCCctacaaaagacaaagaaggacccTCTGGATTCCCTTCATCAATGCGGGACCTGCTGC gaaaaatgtttgttgagtgccCTAAAGAACAACTACAATCAGGG CAGCAGAAAACTTCCATGCCACACCTGGCCACCCTTTTCATCCTTGGCCTCTGGAGCTGCTTTCTGA
- the TEX35 gene encoding testis-expressed protein 35 isoform X4 — MSAKRAEPKKSLSKNYKAVCLELKPEPTKVRSFFEATPAARPDPRGETYDYKGAKQDGPFTKPGGTHELRNELREVREELKEKMDEIKQIKGVMDKDFDKLQEFVEIMKEMQKDMDEKMDVLINIQKNSKLPLRRGPKEQQELRLIGKTDTDPQLRLKKMDGADGTPLSLHKKIMALQKTKKDPLDSLHQCGTCCEKCLLSALKNNYNQGSRKLPCHTWPPFSSLASGAAF, encoded by the exons AGCAAGAACTACAAGGCAGTGTGCCTGGAATTGAAGCCAGAGCCGACCAAAGTAAGAAGCTTTTTTGAGGCCACGCCGGCAGCCAGGCCCGACCCCCGTGGGGAG ACGTATGACTACAAAGGAGCGAAGCAAGATGGGCCATTTACCAAACCAGGAGGGACACATGAGCTAAGG aATGAACTCAGGGAGGTGAGGGAAGAGCTCAAGGAAAAAATGGACGAGATCAAACAG atAAAGGGCGTAATGGACAAGGATTTTGATAAACTCCAGGAATTTGTGGAGATTATGAAG GAAATGCAGAAGGATATGGACGAGAAGATggatgttttaataaatatacagaaGAACAGCAAGCT TCCCCTTAGAAGAGGGCCAAAGGAACAGCAGGAACTCAGACTGATAGGAAAAACAGACACAGACCCCCAGCTCCGGCTCAAGAAAATGGATGGAGCAGATGGAACACCACTCTCTCTTCACAAGAAGATCATGGCCctacaaaagacaaagaaggacccTCTGGATTCCCTTCATCAATGCGGGACCTGCTGC gaaaaatgtttgttgagtgccCTAAAGAACAACTACAATCAGGG CAGCAGAAAACTTCCATGCCACACCTGGCCACCCTTTTCATCCTTGGCCTCTGGAGCTGCTTTCTGA
- the TEX35 gene encoding testis-expressed protein 35 isoform X8: MMSKNYKAVCLELKPEPTKTYDYKGAKQDGPFTKPGGTHELRNELREVREELKEKMDEIKQIKGVMDKDFDKLQEFVEIMKEMQKDMDEKMDVLINIQKNSKLPLRRGPKEQQELRLIGKTDTDPQLRLKKMDGADGTPLSLHKKIMALQKTKKDPLDSLHQCGTCCEKCLLSALKNNYNQGSRKLPCHTWPPFSSLASGAAF, from the exons AGCAAGAACTACAAGGCAGTGTGCCTGGAATTGAAGCCAGAGCCGACCAAA ACGTATGACTACAAAGGAGCGAAGCAAGATGGGCCATTTACCAAACCAGGAGGGACACATGAGCTAAGG aATGAACTCAGGGAGGTGAGGGAAGAGCTCAAGGAAAAAATGGACGAGATCAAACAG atAAAGGGCGTAATGGACAAGGATTTTGATAAACTCCAGGAATTTGTGGAGATTATGAAG GAAATGCAGAAGGATATGGACGAGAAGATggatgttttaataaatatacagaaGAACAGCAAGCT TCCCCTTAGAAGAGGGCCAAAGGAACAGCAGGAACTCAGACTGATAGGAAAAACAGACACAGACCCCCAGCTCCGGCTCAAGAAAATGGATGGAGCAGATGGAACACCACTCTCTCTTCACAAGAAGATCATGGCCctacaaaagacaaagaaggacccTCTGGATTCCCTTCATCAATGCGGGACCTGCTGC gaaaaatgtttgttgagtgccCTAAAGAACAACTACAATCAGGG CAGCAGAAAACTTCCATGCCACACCTGGCCACCCTTTTCATCCTTGGCCTCTGGAGCTGCTTTCTGA
- the TEX35 gene encoding testis-expressed protein 35 isoform X11 has product MSAKRAEPKKSLTYDYKGAKQDGPFTKPGGTHELRIKGVMDKDFDKLQEFVEIMKEMQKDMDEKMDVLINIQKNSKLPLRRGPKEQQELRLIGKTDTDPQLRLKKMDGADGTPLSLHKKIMALQKTKKDPLDSLHQCGTCCEKCLLSALKNNYNQGSRKLPCHTWPPFSSLASGAAF; this is encoded by the exons ACGTATGACTACAAAGGAGCGAAGCAAGATGGGCCATTTACCAAACCAGGAGGGACACATGAGCTAAGG atAAAGGGCGTAATGGACAAGGATTTTGATAAACTCCAGGAATTTGTGGAGATTATGAAG GAAATGCAGAAGGATATGGACGAGAAGATggatgttttaataaatatacagaaGAACAGCAAGCT TCCCCTTAGAAGAGGGCCAAAGGAACAGCAGGAACTCAGACTGATAGGAAAAACAGACACAGACCCCCAGCTCCGGCTCAAGAAAATGGATGGAGCAGATGGAACACCACTCTCTCTTCACAAGAAGATCATGGCCctacaaaagacaaagaaggacccTCTGGATTCCCTTCATCAATGCGGGACCTGCTGC gaaaaatgtttgttgagtgccCTAAAGAACAACTACAATCAGGG CAGCAGAAAACTTCCATGCCACACCTGGCCACCCTTTTCATCCTTGGCCTCTGGAGCTGCTTTCTGA
- the TEX35 gene encoding testis-expressed protein 35 isoform X10 yields MSAKRAEPKKSLSKNYKAVCLELKPEPTKTYDYKGAKQDGPFTKPGGTHELRIKGVMDKDFDKLQEFVEIMKEMQKDMDEKMDVLINIQKNSKLPLRRGPKEQQELRLIGKTDTDPQLRLKKMDGADGTPLSLHKKIMALQKTKKDPLDSLHQCGTCCEKCLLSALKNNYNQGSRKLPCHTWPPFSSLASGAAF; encoded by the exons AGCAAGAACTACAAGGCAGTGTGCCTGGAATTGAAGCCAGAGCCGACCAAA ACGTATGACTACAAAGGAGCGAAGCAAGATGGGCCATTTACCAAACCAGGAGGGACACATGAGCTAAGG atAAAGGGCGTAATGGACAAGGATTTTGATAAACTCCAGGAATTTGTGGAGATTATGAAG GAAATGCAGAAGGATATGGACGAGAAGATggatgttttaataaatatacagaaGAACAGCAAGCT TCCCCTTAGAAGAGGGCCAAAGGAACAGCAGGAACTCAGACTGATAGGAAAAACAGACACAGACCCCCAGCTCCGGCTCAAGAAAATGGATGGAGCAGATGGAACACCACTCTCTCTTCACAAGAAGATCATGGCCctacaaaagacaaagaaggacccTCTGGATTCCCTTCATCAATGCGGGACCTGCTGC gaaaaatgtttgttgagtgccCTAAAGAACAACTACAATCAGGG CAGCAGAAAACTTCCATGCCACACCTGGCCACCCTTTTCATCCTTGGCCTCTGGAGCTGCTTTCTGA